Sequence from the Amaranthus tricolor cultivar Red isolate AtriRed21 chromosome 1, ASM2621246v1, whole genome shotgun sequence genome:
gaagaagaaagtaGTGAAAACTGTAAAGACACAAGGTGAGTTTCGAGTTCCGACATGCTATATCAAAGTTTTGACATTTCACAAAGTACCTTTAGATGATTTTAGTAATCTAAATTTTAGGATTTTAGTCTACTTGAAGGAAACTTATGAAAATGTAGCTAGAGTATTTTGTTGCTGGTTTTTATTTGATCTACTTtgtgttttaaagatttttttattagaatTGATGGAACAATTAATCACTTTTTAATAGTTATTGAAATTAAACAAATACACAAATACAATTTTGTAATACATGTAGTTTAATTTTTCTAGAGTTTTTATTGGTTTTAGAattctaaaatatatatttctatataagGTTGTTCTGTTTCACTTGACAACATTGCAAGCCATGTGAGCTATTGGCACCTTAGTTATGATACATAAAGATGTAATATGTCTTAAAATGAGCAGATCTCTTAACTTTGGCATTGTCCGTCTATGATAAAAAGCTAATGGAGTACTgtcttttgatttttgattatgACAGTCATTCGAAATGGTTCTAACTTAAGGCCTGTGGAGATTATCTATATTTCATTTTATCACAATTCAGCTGTTCATTTAGCTCATCACTTTTAGTCTTGCTTTTcaccatttattattttttttaccattcCGGCAGATGCGTTCACTTTAGTTCATTTACCTCTTTTGTGGACTTTTCTTCATTGTTAGTAGGATCAACGGTTAATTTGAATCTTTCTTATTGTGGACTTAGAGTATATATGTAGCTACCCAGTCTTTGGAAAAtagaatataaaaattttataatgtaATTGATTTATTGTTTATCTATTTTAGATCCTTTTTAAGATGTGTTATCCATTTTTCCTTACTCAAACTTCCTTCATTTATCTCAATTTATCTAAAGCAATTAGTATATTATAAATAGCGACCCTTGAGATTATCTTACTTTTACTTATTTTGGACCAAATATGCCTAAAACAAATGAGCGAGGCAAGGAAAACAAGAACTTTAGttcattttgaattctcttacgTTTTCCTAGCTTGACGACAACGCTATTTTTGGAAAAGGTTAATTGCAAGCTTGTTTATGTTGCTTTCTTCAAAAGATTATTGAACTTATAGCGAAATATCCTTAGATAGTAAGACAGAGTGCAATGTGGATGTGACGAAGTAGAATTTATCAAATCTGTAGAACTTCATGAGCTGTAATGAGTTATGGAAGAGTCATCTCAGTGCTGGGAAACTAAGATAGTAAGATGTCTTATAGTTCATCTGTGTCATATGACGAGAGTTGAGAAATGAGTCATTTCTTGCTCATCTCCATcagaataaaaagaaaaaatgctAGAGATCTTTTTCTAATGACCTCTTTTGTTCGTAGATATTGAAAACAATattgaaaatgatgaagaattgatggATGACGATGAATTTAATGCATGGCATGAACTGAGGCTTCATCCACTCCTTATGAATGCAATATACAAGTTAGGATTTAAGCAGCCAACACCCATCCAAAAGGCTTGTATCCCTGCTGCTGTTCATCAGGGAAAGGTTTGTGATGTGTGTCttttgtatatttataaaaCCTGTTTGTTACTTGTGAGGTCCTAAAGAATTGCTGCGAATTCTGATTGTGCATTGTAGGACGTCATTGGTGCTGCAGAGACTGGTTCTGGTAAAACACTGGCTTTTGGCTTGCCAATCTTGCAACGACTTCTTGATGAGCAAGAAAAGGTAGAAAGATTGATGCTGGTAGATTCAGATGCTGCTGAGCATATTGCACCTAGAGGCTTGCTACGGGCTTTGATAATTACCCCTACAAGGGAACTTGCCATTCAGGTACGTAATTAATACTTCTATTAGATTATTGCCATCATTCTTTTGTCATTTCTTGAATTCTCCTTCTGTCTACATGCTTTTGGACTATCAGAGGTAGTTTGATCAAAGATATTGAGATCCTTAATTTGGAGGAGTCGGATGTAGCATTttaatatagtccattataatctaaAACCAAAGAGTTATAAATATTTGGCTCTATCGAAATAAGCGATTAAAATTAAAAGCTGAATTCACGCCTTTTCTTATTTGTTTGTATAATTTGGTGATGAAATCTTGTTGATGTAATAACATCATCAACACAATTAGTCATGGTCCCGTCATTTTCTAAGTCACGGAATTCCTTCTGTCTAAGTATGAAGACCCTGATAGTTTGACTGCCTCACTTATTAGTTGTTTTGTGAATAGATCTTTATTTATGGGTCTAGAGCATACTGTCCTCTACTCCCTCTGTCctctttgatttgcatcaaagagaaagagggtagtttttaaaaatgtggtaataaatgaagagagaatgagttgtgtggatgaaattaaaagagttaaaatgtatggatgagattaaaagaaaatggtgggCCATCACCCAAAAAgggaaatgatgcaaattaagtgaccaaaatggaaaatgctgcaaattcaatgggacgAAGGGAGTATATATTATGGGTACACTTCTGTTAGAAGTTTGCTATTAAAAAACGGAGGATAGTTTTAAAGATGTGGGCATTGTGAGTCATGATGTTACACTTTCCTATTTGAATGTTCCTCATAGTGTTAAAGCCTCACGTTGATGGAGACGGTTCCTAAAATGGCTTTTGGTGTAGTTTTGACATTAGAGTTGGATAACCGGtgatttttcaacttttttagtTTCCTCTACCATCATGTCTTTTCAAGTAATGAATCTGCACTAGTTAAACTTGTACATTATGAAGAATAAAGCCAATGTATTTGTAAGTTGTAACTCACTAAAAAACTTATTTAACAACGTCTTTTGGAAGGTGTATATTCTCCCAGAGAAACAATCAAATAATACATGCATTCTTTTCTTGGCTTGTGAAGCtctcttttaaaaaattactacTTTATTTAGATTTTTGTGACTGGCATTTTCAGGTTACTGATCATCTTAAAGCAGCAGCAAGATCTACCAAATTCCGGGTGGTTTCTATAGTTGGAGGCATGTCCACTGAAAAGCAAGAGAGGCTTTTAAAAGCAAGGCCTGAAATTATTGTTGGAACACCTGGGAGGCTGTGGGAGCTTATGTCAGGAGGAGAAAAGCACCTTGTTGAGGTATCTATAAATGTGTAAACCTTAGTGTTTTTATCTGCATCCGATGGAACTTAAACTGCTGTATATTAAGTATAATGGAACTTAAACTTAAACTTAGTGTTTTTACCAAGTTCTCATGGAAAATGTTTTTTCATGATTGGCTATTGAAATATTTGAAATGCACTATCTGCTACTAAAGGTTAATTggaaacaactttttttttagtgttttcaaTAACAAGGGTGAGGTTGTGTATATCCGACCCTCCAAACCCCACCCTAGTTGGGAGCCACTTTATGGCATTTGGGTAATATAATTTATGTATGTACTTTTTGGGGAGAAACAAGATAATAGCAGAAAACATAAACATGTTAACCAGAATTTTAACTATGAAGATTTACTAGAATGTCAAAATAAAGATCATCGTTGCAGGTCGTTTTTTTCTGTTCTCCCAATAGAAGtcaaatgactgaagttgtatAACCTTGATCTCTATCATCTTTGGGAATTTATCTTAATTTGTTTTCTTGGTTTGACATTTTTGGTTTGCTTGCTTTTAGTACATATGCTTGTTATATTGGTCATGTATTTAATTTTGGTGTTGTCTGTTTGCAAACACATTGCCCTACTTATATAGCTTATTATACCCcaagtcttatgatccaacttTGTTGAGatgatttgaaaaattaaactcAATTGGGGCAAGGAAGTAGACCCTCTGAATTATGATTGCCAGAGCAAAGAACATTGATGAGTTGTGTTGATTGTAAAAGTCATTTGATATGTAACAAACCTTTGATGTTTGAAAAAAGTTTGATGGAGACTAAGATTTTACGTCAAGAGATGGTAAAGAGGTTTCTGTGTAAAGTTGAACTATGTGTGGATAATATTTTGATGTGGTAATTAGACTAGAAGAGTACTAAAAGTTACTTCTTCCTTCACTAAATGCTTTTCCCATTGGGGTTGGCATGAATATTAAGAATAACTCTTAATTGTAGATTAGGAATAGTGGAAAGAAGTAACTGAAAGTGTTCATATGGAAAGACAAAAAGGGTTGATGTGATATAGAGATATTAGTGGCTTTAAACTCAACTCAAAACAATATGTGGAGTACTTTTTGGACCACCTTAATAGGAAGCGTGAAAGACATTAATGGGAGGTTTTGTAGAGAAAGACAATTTGGATAGTGGAAGGTGGGAGAACATTTGGTAGGATGAAAGCATTTTTCATTTACTGATACTAATTTACCctcatttgaattttttttttttggtgaagaGTAGAAAAGGGAACTTGATGAAGGGCATGATGATAGTGCAAGTTCCGAGTGCCGAGTATAAAGTCCCAACCCCATGTTCTATCTCCCTAAGGACATGAAAATAGTGTGACTTGGACAAGGTGAGACATCAAGTCTCGTTCTCATTCTCTTACATCAAATATGGTAGTTTCAAATCCCTCCTTTTAAGCCCTTTAACATGAACAACCACAAAGGGTTAGAGAAAGCTTAGCCTTTCAAGTGTGAGAGAGACCTGGAGGGATCATACAATGAGTGAGCCAAGGTGCCGGGAGGTTGCGTGCTCTTTTAGCTATAGACAAGGTACACATTTAGTTTTAGTTGTAAAATTTCTGCTAATTATTACCCCTAGAATTAAGTTGATTGTCTTCCGTTTCGCTAGAGCTACCAAACACTCATAGAGGAGGAGGTTTTTGCAAACAGAGGAAACTGGGGCTTCTTTACCCGACTTCTGTTCAATTTCAGTAAGTTCATATTTGAGAATAGTTATGGCCCTTCTTTATCTTTTTGTCTCAACTTTCTTTCTATCATGCATCTACCGTAAAAGCAGCAATGGTTCCTGGCCTTGCACTTTCCTCGAGGCTGCTTTTGGCCTCTTACAGAGTTACATCTGCCCAGGGTAGTACGCTGCGCCCAGCAGTCATGAAGTATTTTTTACTTTATATCATGCATCTACCATAAAAGATGCAAAGGTTTTGGACCTTTAACTTACCTCAGGGCTGCTTTGTTCCCCAGGGTAGTTCGCTGTACCCAGCAGTCACGAATTATGTTTTTGCTTGCCTCTCGTGGTTCCATGCCGCTTTTGTAATCAAGGGAGTATTCTGCTTTGTTAAAGCCTTCCTATAAAAACAAACTAAATGAAACAATTAGTGTAAAGTCAACAAAAAGATCTTTTGAGAGTGAAAAATGTTTTCTGTGTATACTAGGGTAACTAGATGGAAATTATTGGTCTTTTTACTGTGGAATTGTGGAAATAGCTGACTAGTGTGTATACTTCATACCAGGGTAACTTGATAAAACTCTTGTCCTAAATTGTACTGTTAGAATTCAGAAACACATAAATTGATGAGAAAATAGGAATGGTCGCATCGTTAAGGATCATAAAAGATATTTATAGAGTTCTTTCCATGGTAGTGTGAGGTGGCATCTCTAATCTGCACCACCTGTTTTTATACCTTCTCTTTGATCATTAAGAATGTTGGCTGGTGATCATAGAGCTCCTATTCGTGGTCATTTCTCGCTTATGTTCAGTACtaaaggctttggcattgttgttattGTAATTCGTGTCGATACTAAAGGTTCAACGTGATTTTCTCTTGCAATGATACGATATCCATTTTCTGTTGGGAATCTAAATAGATTTTTTTCCTGTTTGTGCAGTTACATTCATTATCTTTCTTTGTGCTGGATGAGGCGGATCGAATGATTGAGAATGGACATTTTCATGAGTTACAGTCCATAATTGATTTGCTTCCTGCAGCTACTGGAGCTATTGAAAAGCATTCTGAGGATACTCAGAATTGTGAAACTGTCTCTAGCTTTCAGAGGAAAAAACGTCAAACCTTTGTATTTTCTGCAACAATCGCGTTATCTCGCGACTTTCGCAAAAAACTTAAGCGCGGGACTCTCAAAATGAAACAGTCAGCAGCGGATGGGCTATCATCTTTAGAAGTATTATCTGAAAGAGCAGGAATGAGACCTGATGCGGCAATTGTGGATTTGACCAATGAATCAATAATGGCCAGGAATCTTGTGGAGTCATTTCTCGAGTATGTTTTCTTTCTATTGTGCTTGAGTAAATATTAAATACGAATTGACAGATATGTCCATTTTTGCACTAGTCTATTTCATATGCATGAAGATCGTTTCATATATCTACTTCCATGCCCAATTAgtatttttaaagaaattttacaCCGGAATTTCCATTATACTAGTACATTTTAGCTGCAATGACTAATGAGTTATTCTATATAGGAAAAGAAAACTAAAACATCAGTAAAATTCAATATCAATCTGTAAAATTCAGTCTtaatgatttttcaatcaataaAAACCTGTTTTCAACCTGTAGAAGTAGATTTAAATTAACCAGGTGAAGAGAAACTGGACTAAATTGTATTTTGTGAACATATCAACAAATTACACATGAAAAGGCTATTATTACGGACTTCAATGCTTTGTGTGCTGTAACTCTTTGGACACTTGGACTACTACATCGCTAATTGTGGTTTCTCAAGTGGTATTGTATGAATATTGTACAAGATAGAGTTTCCCATATGGTTGTCATCTGAAGAAACTCGAATTTATGTCATGTAAACACTTACATTACTTGTGGATGTTTTGGTTTCTCACCTTTATCACTGAGCCTACCAAAATGAGGAGCTACTAGTGTGCTAAAATTTCCCAGGGTGTGGTCTAATGAAGGATTAacttatgatcttaaatttAGTATATCAAGTTATATAAaggatttaaatttttataaatttggaTACCCAATAGATACAGATATTTCAACTTATAGAAATCTTTATACAACCCAAAATTAGTTTTGAGGCTTCTGCATACTGCGTCCATTTACTTTTGGTTGGATGGATGTTCAATAGCTCTAGACTTCCTTGAGTATAAATTCTCACTTTGCAGAAGAATTAATGTGTGAATCTGTACTTTGTTTTCTTATGTGAGCACCTGATTTTCCCAAACTTTTTGCATTGGTTTTTCAAACATGGAATCCTGCTTGTGAATTCATTGTAATATTTATATCAAGCATTTTTCTTGCTCCATGTTTTGAGATGATGCGAATAAGGTTTTTAATTTCAGGTGTAGCGAAGAAGACAAGGACGCCTACTTGTATTACATCTTGTGTGTTCATGGACAAGGTCAATCTATTGTTTTCTGCTCGTCAATCACTGCATTACGCCATATTACCGCTCTTCTGCGGACGCTTCAGATTAGTGTCTCTGTCCTTCATGGAGAAATGCAGCAGCGAGCTCGTTTAAAGGTCGGTCTCATATTCTTAATTACATGGCTGCTACTATTTTGTTACTTGGGGATTGAGTTTCTAATTCATGAGGCTTGATGTCTCAGTGATTCCCTTTCTATCCTTTTACCTCTTTTAGGTTCCAGGTTTGTGTGTTACTTggatttttttccttttagtaACCTCAGTTTTTAACTTGTTATCTGTCTTGCCTCCTGATAAGTTTTAGTTTACATTTTTTTCATGATATGGGTTAATGCTCCTCAAATAATAAGGCAAGCAACAATAAGTATATTGATGTGTGAAGCTCCTTATTAATTATCACCCTGTTTGGCTATTTGATATTTGATAATACGTTGTGGGAGCTGATAAATTATTATCTTAACTGATTTAGCCGACTGATTCTAATTATTGATATTTTGACTCAATCAGCATATAGAAAAAGTGGTGTTGCACAACCCTTTAGATTATGGAATAGTTAACTAAAAAAGTCGTTTCAATCCTTCGTTGTGATACACACCCTAAAGTTGGTCTTCCAAATCATCAAATGCTTTCAGTTATTCAGTAAGCCTTTTCACTGTCTTTCATTTGCCAAAAATGAGCTACACAGCTACACTCCTAATGTTGCTATTGATTGAAATTATTCGAGTTTGATAGTGATCAGAGCGTATTATAATTTTGCAGTGTTGTGGTAGACTATTTTACATTGTATTCTTGAGAGATATGTCCTGTGTACTTGCAGTTCAGATTGATCACTTTTTCCTACATACCCTTCTTCACACAGCACCACCCAGGTTAATGTGGTCTGACTCCGCAGCAACTAAACGGACACATATTTATCTGACATGTATTATGTGAATACGCCTATGGTGTTATGGATGGCATGGGTCCAGACTCCACAGAGATGATGAATGAGGAAGTTTCAGAAGTAGACTGTAGGATTTGGAGTTTGCCAATGTTTGTGCTTTCACGGTTGCACCGCTGACTTGTTTTTGCCCACTTTGAAGGCATCAAACAAATAGTGTACATTGTATTTGCTACTGAGCTCTTTAATCGTAAACTGATAGCTTATTCTTGAGTTAATACGTATATTTGTCGCATTTGGAGTTTTACACATTGCTGATGCTTTTTAGCTGTAATGGAATTGTTATATCAAAATAGTCTCTTGATTTCTTTTGTATTAGGCACTCGATCGTTTCCGCGAGAATAAGAATGGAATACTTGTAGCTAGTGATGGTGCTGCTAGAGGACTGGACATACCAGGAGTTCGTACTGTCATCCACTATCAACTTCCGCATTCAGCAGAGGTAAATCAAATATTGTTCTCTTGCTTTGCTCATAAACCTTTTTCTTATATGAACTTTGTATACCAAAATCAGGTCATTTACCCTCTCA
This genomic interval carries:
- the LOC130817953 gene encoding DEAD-box ATP-dependent RNA helicase 13 → MGKQSRQKIITEELDNLPWNSSLPNEDPFAILSGSDNLQGGFLSLEEIDESEYNLTMPGSEKDNLKEKSGAPQKTKKRKRVNSVGVEEDGAKIEARNEMEEGNVEHKKKKKKKKKKKVVKTVKTQDIENNIENDEELMDDDEFNAWHELRLHPLLMNAIYKLGFKQPTPIQKACIPAAVHQGKDVIGAAETGSGKTLAFGLPILQRLLDEQEKVERLMLVDSDAAEHIAPRGLLRALIITPTRELAIQVTDHLKAAARSTKFRVVSIVGGMSTEKQERLLKARPEIIVGTPGRLWELMSGGEKHLVELHSLSFFVLDEADRMIENGHFHELQSIIDLLPAATGAIEKHSEDTQNCETVSSFQRKKRQTFVFSATIALSRDFRKKLKRGTLKMKQSAADGLSSLEVLSERAGMRPDAAIVDLTNESIMARNLVESFLECSEEDKDAYLYYILCVHGQGQSIVFCSSITALRHITALLRTLQISVSVLHGEMQQRARLKALDRFRENKNGILVASDGAARGLDIPGVRTVIHYQLPHSAEVYVHRSGRTARASTDGCSVLLVSANERSKFASLCKSFGKDTLQRFPIESSYMPEVQKRLSLARQIDKISRRDSKEKVKESWIKRNAEAIGLDVEDNDSEEERVGKCRQQKATTMQLKKLQQELNTLLSRPLQPKSFSHRFLAGAGVSPLLQNQLEELAKQKHNEGLGLSKKNLVVIGQDCVEPLQALRRAGPEAHMNFKELAEKQRDMDKLRRKRKEAKKRQKEQKRNEKRKKKEANQ